A stretch of Edaphobacter lichenicola DNA encodes these proteins:
- a CDS encoding alpha/beta hydrolase: MFRLLSIVFLISLGADRAIAQAPPTPPVASHPVRPTPPTRDPHTSGYVAARELPDGTNAPMNADGNFILGPTHNPAPEMTAHEGVPQGTVYEFTMDSADSKIYPGIARETGTYGTVDPTDSAKLVVSTHPASYTRRVTVYVPKQYAPGSVAPFLVGTDGPDRALFTALDNLIADRRVPVMIVISISNGGSDAQGSERGLEYDTMSGLYAEFVEKEVLPLVEKRFNVKLTKDPDGRATMGGSSGGSCALIMAWYHPELYHRVLTYSGTYLNQQWPYDPKTPHGAWEFHEHLIPNSPVKPLRIWMEVGDSDLLNPNVMRDNMHDWVVANENMAKVLAAKGYHYQFVFAQNAGHVDRAVKQQTLPEALEYVWQGYPTTMQ, from the coding sequence TTGTTCCGTCTTTTGAGCATCGTATTCCTGATCAGCCTAGGCGCAGATCGAGCAATCGCCCAGGCGCCACCAACGCCGCCGGTAGCAAGCCACCCCGTTCGTCCGACTCCACCCACACGCGATCCACACACGTCTGGTTATGTCGCGGCCAGGGAGTTGCCCGACGGTACCAATGCTCCGATGAATGCCGATGGAAACTTTATTCTTGGCCCCACGCATAACCCGGCCCCGGAGATGACTGCGCACGAAGGAGTGCCGCAGGGAACGGTGTATGAGTTCACGATGGATTCCGCTGACAGCAAGATCTATCCCGGCATCGCACGGGAGACGGGTACCTATGGCACTGTCGATCCCACTGACTCCGCCAAACTGGTCGTAAGCACCCACCCCGCTTCCTACACTCGGCGAGTGACGGTTTACGTTCCCAAACAATACGCTCCAGGCAGCGTCGCGCCATTCCTCGTCGGAACAGATGGACCCGACCGTGCGCTGTTCACGGCCCTGGACAATTTGATCGCTGATCGCCGAGTGCCAGTGATGATCGTCATTTCCATAAGCAATGGGGGGAGCGATGCCCAGGGAAGCGAACGCGGCCTGGAATACGACACCATGTCAGGGTTATATGCGGAGTTCGTCGAGAAAGAAGTGCTCCCCCTGGTCGAGAAGAGATTCAACGTGAAATTGACCAAAGACCCCGATGGCCGCGCGACGATGGGCGGTAGCTCCGGCGGTTCGTGCGCACTCATCATGGCCTGGTATCACCCTGAGCTATACCACCGCGTTCTAACCTATTCGGGCACGTACTTGAACCAGCAATGGCCATACGACCCCAAAACTCCTCACGGCGCATGGGAGTTTCATGAACACCTCATTCCGAACTCCCCGGTCAAGCCGCTGCGAATCTGGATGGAGGTGGGTGACAGTGATCTTCTCAATCCAAATGTCATGCGTGACAATATGCACGACTGGGTCGTCGCCAATGAGAACATGGCCAAAGTCTTGGCCGCAAAGGGCTACCATTACCAGTTTGTCTTTGCCCAAAACGCCGGGCACGTCGACCGGGCCGTGAAACAACAGACTCTGCCCGAGGCTCTGGAATATGTATGGCAGGGCTATCCCACCACGATGCAGTGA
- a CDS encoding patatin-like phospholipase family protein produces the protein MPKRLAITIAGAVSLGSYEAGVLYEVLDAIHQHNSAEGVTDDEKILIDVMTGASAGAMTAVIVAHKMLYSAHEFRDPYDNPLYNVWVKRIDLDGLLKTVDETTGKVEPPLRSIFSSNVVEGIAKDTLLGRYATGEWPAPITHIAAARSISIGMTLTNLNGVDYGYDMQPCGKFIYTRHEDQMTRVVSVDGSDKPEVWRELADASVASGAYPLAFRAKEMDRRRADYAKTGLEPWTDDPSRFTYTDGGILQNEPLGMAKNLVDEIDKHWYNDSRFYLFVSPHGRTSSADSSFCEVNADYFQMMKRWAKVLLGQSEFQDWITAVEMNEQIALMDARASELVEKLRSGEIKSGSLKRTADGLLRVLFSQPTRTGTRQVAKIGRESLAEARRRIEHQYKAEIASLGAGSYASDAFRDTVLAFETAANLGQCDYMRIYGIAVSEELLAGADLTGFLGFFDERYRVHDYDRGRMVARMVLTDPVMSEAGELGPIRYTPKHTNPIDSTLNGLQLAQLSIEEQKEFREGVKKRVSEMVRYLIGFWSYPADVVVIEPLMNAILNHLFRE, from the coding sequence ATGCCGAAGCGGCTGGCTATTACGATTGCGGGTGCGGTGTCGTTGGGGAGTTACGAGGCGGGTGTTCTGTATGAGGTGCTGGATGCAATTCATCAGCATAACTCCGCCGAGGGGGTGACCGATGACGAGAAGATTCTTATCGATGTCATGACGGGTGCTTCGGCCGGTGCGATGACGGCCGTGATTGTGGCGCATAAGATGTTGTACTCGGCCCATGAGTTTCGCGATCCGTACGACAATCCGCTGTACAACGTGTGGGTGAAACGGATCGACCTCGATGGGTTGTTGAAGACGGTAGACGAAACGACCGGCAAAGTGGAGCCGCCGCTGCGTTCGATTTTTTCGTCAAATGTGGTGGAGGGAATAGCAAAGGATACGCTACTGGGACGATATGCGACGGGGGAGTGGCCCGCTCCCATAACGCACATAGCTGCTGCGCGGTCGATCTCCATCGGGATGACGCTGACGAACCTGAACGGCGTGGACTACGGCTATGACATGCAGCCTTGCGGGAAGTTTATCTACACGCGGCATGAAGACCAGATGACACGAGTGGTGAGTGTGGACGGGAGCGATAAACCGGAGGTGTGGCGTGAGTTGGCGGACGCATCGGTGGCAAGCGGGGCATATCCGTTGGCGTTTCGTGCAAAGGAGATGGACCGCCGGCGGGCGGACTACGCAAAAACCGGCTTGGAGCCGTGGACGGATGATCCGTCGAGGTTTACGTATACCGATGGCGGAATCTTGCAGAACGAGCCGCTGGGTATGGCTAAAAACCTGGTGGATGAGATCGACAAGCATTGGTACAACGACAGCCGATTCTATTTGTTTGTGTCGCCGCATGGGAGAACTTCGAGCGCGGATTCGAGCTTTTGTGAGGTGAATGCAGACTACTTTCAGATGATGAAACGGTGGGCGAAGGTACTGCTTGGCCAGTCAGAGTTTCAGGACTGGATTACAGCTGTGGAGATGAATGAGCAGATTGCTCTAATGGACGCTCGTGCCAGCGAACTGGTAGAGAAGCTGCGTTCAGGAGAAATCAAGAGCGGAAGCCTGAAGAGGACCGCGGATGGTTTGCTGAGGGTGTTGTTTTCGCAGCCGACGCGCACGGGGACGAGGCAGGTCGCGAAGATCGGAAGAGAGAGTCTGGCTGAGGCCAGGCGGCGGATTGAACACCAGTACAAGGCGGAGATTGCGAGTCTGGGGGCAGGAAGCTACGCCTCCGATGCGTTTCGCGATACGGTGCTTGCATTTGAAACGGCGGCGAATCTGGGGCAGTGCGACTATATGCGGATCTATGGAATCGCGGTGTCCGAGGAGTTGCTGGCGGGGGCGGACCTAACGGGCTTTCTGGGGTTCTTCGATGAGCGGTATCGCGTGCATGACTATGACCGGGGACGGATGGTGGCGAGGATGGTATTGACCGATCCCGTGATGAGTGAAGCGGGAGAGCTGGGGCCAATACGGTATACGCCGAAGCACACGAACCCTATCGACAGCACCCTGAACGGGCTGCAACTGGCGCAGCTGTCGATCGAGGAGCAAAAAGAATTTCGCGAGGGTGTGAAGAAGCGCGTCAGCGAGATGGTGCGATACCTGATTGGGTTCTGGTCTTATCCGGCGGACGTGGTGGTGATCGAACCGCTGATGAATGCGATTTTGAATCATTTGTTCCGTGAGTAG
- a CDS encoding peroxiredoxin: MSLRINDIAPDFTAETTQGTIHFHEWIGDNWAVLFSHPKDFTPVCTTELGAVANLEGDFAKRGAKVIGLSVDPVVNHERWAADIEEVGGAKVNYPLIGDTELKIAKLYDMLAADAGETSEGRTPANNAPVRTVFVIGPDKRIKLTLAYPMTTGRNFDEIIRVLDSMQLTTKHKVATPANWKQGEDVIITGAVSNEDADKIFPGYKTVKPYLRTVAQPE; the protein is encoded by the coding sequence ATGTCACTCCGCATCAACGATATTGCTCCCGATTTCACTGCCGAAACTACCCAGGGCACGATTCATTTCCATGAATGGATTGGTGACAATTGGGCCGTTCTCTTCTCGCACCCGAAGGACTTTACTCCGGTGTGTACGACCGAACTCGGCGCGGTGGCGAATCTGGAGGGCGACTTCGCCAAGCGTGGCGCCAAGGTGATCGGACTCAGTGTGGACCCAGTCGTAAACCACGAGAGATGGGCCGCGGATATTGAGGAGGTCGGAGGCGCGAAGGTCAACTACCCGTTGATCGGCGACACGGAGCTGAAGATTGCGAAGCTCTATGACATGCTTGCTGCAGATGCGGGAGAGACTTCAGAGGGCCGGACTCCGGCGAACAACGCGCCGGTGCGCACTGTGTTTGTGATTGGACCCGACAAAAGGATCAAGCTGACGCTTGCCTATCCGATGACGACGGGCCGCAACTTCGATGAGATTATTCGCGTACTCGACTCGATGCAGCTGACGACAAAACATAAGGTGGCGACGCCGGCGAACTGGAAGCAGGGCGAGGATGTCATCATCACCGGAGCAGTGTCGAATGAGGATGCCGATAAGATCTTCCCCGGCTACAAGACGGTGAAGCCTTACCTCCGCACGGTGGCACAACCGGAGTAG
- a CDS encoding PhzF family phenazine biosynthesis protein codes for MSNDSPAVASTAAHPSTSRTYDFSQVDVFAERPLEGNALAIFTDARGLTSGEMQALARETNLNETTFILPRAPEIEHERGIQVRIFLTTEEVPFAGHPTLGTASWLYWNHPTFRGAEQITLDLGIGPISVRFQAPQPQEIGVFGTMRQNDPTFGKVLSTPDDRAALAAALSLSFEDLDPHLPAQVISTGMAYCIVPLRSLEVASRLHIFGSQSARQFLDRIGAKFFHCITPANENSAAQWHARMQFDSGEDPATGSASGCTIAYIVRHGLATSGQQIIIEQGIEMLRPSRIHVSAALEDGIVTKVFVGGRTIPVATGRFFLP; via the coding sequence ATGTCAAATGACAGCCCCGCTGTTGCGTCGACAGCAGCACACCCTTCGACCTCTCGCACTTACGACTTCTCCCAGGTCGACGTCTTCGCCGAACGCCCTCTCGAGGGCAACGCGCTTGCCATCTTCACCGACGCTCGCGGCCTCACCTCTGGCGAGATGCAGGCCCTGGCCCGCGAGACCAACCTGAATGAAACCACATTCATCCTGCCCCGCGCCCCGGAGATCGAGCACGAACGCGGCATCCAGGTCCGCATCTTCCTCACCACCGAAGAGGTCCCCTTCGCCGGCCACCCAACCCTCGGCACGGCCAGTTGGCTCTATTGGAATCACCCAACCTTTCGCGGCGCAGAGCAGATCACTCTCGATCTAGGAATCGGTCCAATCTCGGTTCGCTTCCAGGCTCCGCAGCCTCAAGAGATCGGAGTCTTCGGTACGATGCGACAGAACGATCCAACCTTTGGCAAAGTTCTCAGCACGCCCGACGACCGCGCAGCCCTGGCCGCTGCACTCAGCCTCTCTTTCGAAGACCTCGATCCGCATCTCCCCGCGCAGGTCATCTCCACCGGCATGGCGTACTGCATCGTACCCTTGCGATCGCTCGAGGTCGCCAGCCGTCTGCACATCTTTGGCTCGCAAAGCGCTCGCCAATTTCTTGACCGCATCGGCGCGAAGTTCTTCCACTGCATTACTCCCGCTAATGAGAACTCAGCAGCACAATGGCACGCGCGCATGCAGTTCGACTCCGGCGAAGATCCTGCGACCGGCTCTGCCTCAGGCTGCACCATCGCCTACATCGTCCGTCATGGCCTCGCCACTAGCGGACAACAAATCATCATCGAGCAGGGAATCGAGATGCTTCGTCCGAGCCGCATTCATGTCAGCGCCGCACTCGAAGACGGCATCGTCACAAAAGTGTTCGTCGGTGGCCGCACCATTCCTGTTGCAACGGGACGCTTTTTCCTGCCGTGA
- a CDS encoding response regulator, translated as MRPKKTILCVDDNEQILSVRTFLLETRGYRVIAAHSAQEALTVLDQYLPGTLDLILCDLIMPQMDGNELVRRAKQLHPGLPAMIVSGTVNAFDRAVHADVFLPKGASSPAEMIERIRVLVARKRGPKKAIVASTSQSPQLGSFTHATAS; from the coding sequence ATGCGCCCCAAGAAAACGATTCTCTGCGTAGATGACAATGAACAAATTCTCTCCGTCCGCACCTTCCTCCTCGAAACCCGTGGCTATCGCGTCATCGCTGCCCACAGCGCGCAGGAGGCGCTTACCGTTCTCGATCAATATCTCCCCGGCACACTCGACCTCATTCTCTGCGATCTCATCATGCCGCAGATGGATGGCAACGAACTGGTCCGCCGCGCCAAACAACTCCATCCCGGCTTACCCGCGATGATCGTCTCCGGCACAGTCAACGCCTTCGATCGAGCCGTTCACGCCGATGTCTTCCTCCCTAAAGGCGCTTCGTCCCCGGCGGAGATGATCGAACGTATTCGAGTCCTCGTAGCGCGCAAGCGTGGCCCGAAGAAGGCCATCGTTGCATCGACATCGCAATCTCCACAGCTTGGTTCCTTCACTCACGCCACGGCAAGCTAA
- the recG gene encoding ATP-dependent DNA helicase RecG, protein MLELSTPIKFVKLVGERIAVELAKRGVETVEDLLYHLPFRYEDRLNPVPMSELRAGTMASVIGEVRGTVLLQTRSMPLFEMTVGQGLSTVKCMWFRGTYLRDKFHVGQMVALYGKLEPSRSSAGKFKMIQPQFEILPSGAGADAELSMLEVGRIVPVYESLGGTTAWGAKLGSKWLRRVIWTLFEELEKQQVSESASQQVSGSASQVETLPESMRKRLSFPERLKALKAVHFPEAGTPMVELMSATTPGHRRLIFEEFFYLELGLELKRRRMREREGTAFVTNVKVREAIKQVLPFHPTAAQKRVLGEIASDMRKPQPMRRLLQGDVGSGKTIVAMQAALVAIENGYQTALMAPTEILATQHYLSARKLLGDVLSPRTGKPYRVTLLTGSLDEATKREARGRIFRGETDLAIGTHALIEDKVDFENLGLVIVDEQHRFGVQQRFRLMKKPGALDPDVLVMTATPIPRTLALTLYGDLDASVIDELPPGRTPIVTRRTTEERAEDVWAFVRKQVEAGRQAYIVYPVIEGAKDDQPELDFPQDVEEEPASASSGKKTAGPSTTLSASSRFGRDDKSFLAQKAKTTTKTKKKAPAKTEKLFEPKRALRAATDMYEELRLGPLSGLRLGLLHGRLSADDKDVTMRRFQRGDLDVLIATTVIEVGVDVPNASVMVIEHAERFGLAQMHQLRGRVGRGAAKSFCVLMTGGRVSEQAEARLDAMVRTQNGFELAELDLQQRGPGEFFGTRQAGMPEFRVANLIRDRALLELAKTEAARFASEPDPSVLSEEKDAVWARLKMQWQRKYGLVEA, encoded by the coding sequence GTGCTGGAACTTTCTACACCTATCAAGTTTGTAAAGCTCGTGGGGGAGCGGATTGCGGTCGAGCTTGCCAAGCGCGGCGTCGAGACGGTCGAGGATCTGCTGTATCACCTGCCCTTTCGCTATGAGGATCGCCTGAACCCGGTGCCGATGAGTGAGCTGAGGGCGGGGACCATGGCGTCGGTGATCGGCGAGGTGCGCGGGACGGTATTGCTGCAGACGCGAAGTATGCCGTTATTCGAGATGACGGTGGGACAGGGGCTCAGCACTGTGAAGTGCATGTGGTTTCGCGGGACCTATTTGAGGGACAAATTTCATGTGGGGCAGATGGTTGCGCTGTATGGGAAGCTTGAACCTTCGCGAAGCAGCGCGGGAAAGTTCAAGATGATTCAGCCGCAGTTTGAGATTCTGCCTTCGGGGGCTGGCGCGGATGCTGAGTTGTCCATGCTCGAGGTTGGGCGGATTGTGCCGGTGTATGAGTCGCTGGGAGGGACTACGGCGTGGGGGGCAAAGCTGGGATCGAAGTGGCTCAGACGGGTGATCTGGACTCTGTTCGAAGAACTGGAGAAGCAGCAGGTCAGCGAGTCAGCAAGTCAGCAAGTCAGCGGGTCGGCTAGTCAGGTTGAGACTCTGCCTGAGTCGATGCGGAAAAGGCTCTCGTTTCCTGAGCGGCTGAAGGCGTTAAAGGCTGTACATTTTCCTGAAGCCGGAACGCCGATGGTGGAGTTGATGTCGGCGACTACGCCGGGACATCGGCGGTTGATCTTCGAAGAGTTTTTCTATCTCGAACTGGGACTGGAGTTGAAGCGACGGCGCATGAGGGAGCGCGAGGGTACGGCGTTTGTGACGAATGTGAAGGTGCGGGAGGCGATCAAGCAGGTGCTTCCCTTCCATCCGACTGCGGCGCAGAAGCGTGTGCTGGGCGAGATTGCGAGCGATATGCGCAAGCCGCAGCCGATGCGGCGATTACTGCAGGGCGATGTGGGATCGGGCAAGACAATTGTTGCGATGCAGGCTGCGCTGGTCGCGATTGAGAACGGCTACCAGACGGCTTTGATGGCTCCGACGGAGATTCTGGCGACGCAGCATTATCTTTCCGCGAGGAAGCTGCTGGGGGATGTGCTGTCGCCGCGAACAGGAAAGCCTTATCGGGTGACCCTTCTGACGGGATCGCTGGATGAGGCGACGAAACGGGAGGCGCGCGGGAGAATCTTTCGCGGCGAGACCGATCTTGCGATTGGAACTCATGCGCTGATTGAAGATAAAGTCGACTTCGAAAATCTGGGTCTCGTGATCGTCGATGAGCAGCATCGGTTCGGCGTCCAGCAACGATTTCGATTGATGAAGAAGCCGGGCGCGCTTGATCCGGATGTGCTGGTGATGACGGCGACGCCGATTCCGCGAACGCTTGCGTTGACGTTGTACGGCGACCTTGATGCGAGTGTGATCGATGAGCTGCCGCCCGGAAGAACTCCGATTGTGACCAGACGAACGACAGAGGAGCGTGCAGAGGACGTGTGGGCCTTTGTGCGCAAGCAGGTCGAGGCAGGACGGCAGGCCTATATCGTGTATCCGGTGATTGAAGGGGCTAAGGATGATCAACCGGAGTTGGATTTTCCGCAGGACGTTGAAGAAGAGCCTGCGAGCGCATCCTCGGGGAAGAAAACAGCGGGTCCCTCCACTACCCTTTCGGCAAGCTCAAGGTTCGGTCGGGATGACAAGTCTTTCCTCGCACAGAAAGCAAAGACAACTACGAAGACTAAGAAGAAAGCCCCTGCGAAGACGGAGAAGTTGTTTGAGCCGAAGAGGGCGCTTCGAGCAGCGACAGATATGTATGAGGAGCTGCGGCTGGGGCCATTGAGTGGACTTCGGCTTGGGCTGCTGCATGGGCGGTTGAGCGCGGATGACAAGGACGTGACGATGCGGCGGTTTCAGCGGGGGGACCTCGATGTGCTGATTGCGACGACTGTAATCGAAGTGGGCGTCGATGTTCCGAACGCTTCGGTGATGGTGATCGAACATGCCGAGCGGTTTGGGCTGGCGCAGATGCATCAGTTGCGCGGACGGGTTGGTCGTGGAGCGGCGAAGAGCTTCTGCGTGTTGATGACAGGCGGAAGGGTGAGCGAACAGGCTGAGGCCAGGCTGGATGCGATGGTGCGCACGCAGAATGGTTTTGAACTAGCTGAGCTTGATCTGCAGCAACGCGGGCCTGGAGAGTTCTTCGGAACGCGTCAGGCTGGTATGCCGGAGTTCAGGGTTGCGAATCTGATACGCGACCGTGCGCTGCTGGAGTTGGCCAAGACAGAGGCTGCGCGCTTCGCGTCGGAACCTGATCCATCTGTTTTGAGTGAAGAGAAGGACGCTGTGTGGGCGCGGTTGAAGATGCAGTGGCAGAGGAAGTATGGATTGGTCGAGGCCTGA
- a CDS encoding MFS transporter, which yields MPASEASSVTTAERKNILLHTPLMALAVAAFGIGTSEFIIMGLLPNLADDFHVSIPRAGVLVTGYALSVTIGAPIVAIATARLERKLALLLLMGVFTLGNLACAVAPTYNLLFAARVLTALCHGAFFGIGSVVAANLVPRNQRAQAIALMFSGLTLANVLGVPAGTALGQAYGWRFAFWAIVPIGLIAAIAVFFLVPKQAAGSGSLLHEFRVLRKPQVLLVLAMSILTSASLFCVFTYIAPTLEAVTLVSPHAVTLTLLLFGVGITVGNFLGGTLSDWRPMAFLIGALLTLLASLLALYYAEPHVIPAIVMILIWGAIQFAAGAPLQSRIVDQAAAAPNLASTLNQGAFNFGNATGASLGGMMLTAGYTYRQLPLASIIVTLITLILAILSARLDRKHRDARIAEQLSVL from the coding sequence ATGCCTGCCTCTGAAGCGAGCTCAGTAACGACCGCCGAGCGCAAAAACATCCTTCTGCACACGCCCCTCATGGCGCTTGCGGTAGCCGCCTTCGGCATCGGCACCTCCGAGTTCATCATCATGGGCCTTCTGCCCAACCTCGCCGACGACTTCCACGTCAGCATCCCCAGGGCCGGCGTCCTCGTCACCGGCTACGCGCTCTCCGTCACCATCGGCGCGCCAATCGTAGCCATCGCCACCGCCCGCCTTGAGCGCAAACTCGCCCTACTTCTCCTCATGGGCGTCTTTACTCTCGGCAACCTGGCCTGCGCCGTAGCCCCCACTTACAATCTCCTCTTCGCCGCCCGCGTCCTCACCGCCCTCTGCCACGGAGCCTTCTTCGGCATCGGCAGTGTAGTCGCTGCAAATCTAGTTCCCCGCAACCAGCGTGCCCAGGCGATTGCGCTCATGTTCTCCGGCCTAACGCTTGCCAACGTCCTGGGCGTCCCAGCCGGAACCGCACTTGGCCAGGCCTACGGCTGGCGATTCGCCTTCTGGGCTATCGTTCCCATAGGCCTCATCGCCGCAATTGCTGTCTTCTTCCTGGTCCCCAAACAAGCAGCAGGCTCCGGCAGCCTACTCCACGAGTTCCGCGTCCTCCGCAAACCTCAAGTCCTGCTAGTCCTCGCCATGAGTATCCTCACCTCCGCCTCGCTCTTCTGCGTCTTCACCTACATTGCCCCAACCCTCGAGGCCGTCACGCTCGTCTCCCCCCACGCCGTCACCCTCACGCTCCTGCTCTTCGGCGTCGGCATCACCGTAGGCAACTTCCTCGGCGGCACTCTCAGCGACTGGCGTCCCATGGCCTTCCTCATCGGCGCCCTCCTCACCCTCCTGGCCTCGCTCCTCGCTCTCTACTACGCCGAACCCCACGTCATCCCAGCAATCGTCATGATCCTCATCTGGGGAGCAATCCAGTTCGCCGCCGGAGCCCCGCTCCAATCCCGCATCGTCGACCAGGCCGCCGCCGCACCCAACCTCGCCTCCACCCTCAACCAGGGAGCCTTCAACTTCGGCAACGCCACCGGAGCCTCTCTCGGCGGCATGATGCTCACCGCCGGCTACACCTACCGCCAGCTCCCTCTAGCCAGCATCATCGTCACCCTCATCACCTTGATCCTCGCGATCCTCTCCGCCCGGCTCGATCGCAAACACCGCGACGCTCGCATCGCCGAGCAGCTATCCGTACTCTGA
- a CDS encoding ABC transporter ATP-binding protein: MPIVELQHVRKAYDTKIAVADLSFTIEPGSMFGLLGPNGSGKTSSIRMMIGITVPDSGTVSLFGKPFNRDLLKRVGYLPEERGLYKKMKVMDQLIFLGQLRGLNATTASKRAHDWCDRLGITPSIDRKTEELSKGMQQKIQFISTLLHEPELIIMDEPFSGLDPVNAVLLMDTLVDLRKQGRTILFSTHRMDQVEKICDNICLIHNSHLVLSGSMREIKSRYPVNRVLINFTGDDSFLNHPTIHSAKNYGGHAEIRLNEGADAQALLADAIRTGARITRFEVMEPTLEEIFIEKVTEESTGVPAGEKVHA, translated from the coding sequence ATGCCCATCGTAGAACTGCAACATGTCCGCAAGGCCTACGACACCAAGATCGCCGTAGCAGACCTCAGCTTCACCATCGAGCCTGGCAGCATGTTCGGCCTTCTCGGCCCCAACGGCTCCGGCAAAACCTCCTCCATCCGCATGATGATCGGCATCACGGTCCCCGACTCCGGTACCGTCAGTCTTTTCGGTAAACCCTTCAACCGCGACCTCCTCAAACGCGTCGGCTATCTCCCCGAAGAGCGCGGCCTCTACAAAAAGATGAAGGTCATGGACCAGCTCATCTTCCTCGGCCAACTCCGCGGCCTCAACGCCACCACTGCATCAAAGCGCGCACACGACTGGTGCGACCGCCTCGGAATCACCCCATCCATCGACAGGAAAACCGAAGAGCTCTCCAAGGGCATGCAGCAAAAGATCCAGTTCATCTCCACGCTCCTCCACGAGCCCGAGCTCATCATCATGGACGAGCCCTTCAGTGGCCTCGACCCCGTCAACGCCGTCCTCCTCATGGACACTCTCGTCGACCTCCGCAAACAAGGCCGCACCATCCTCTTCTCCACCCACCGCATGGATCAGGTCGAAAAGATCTGCGACAACATCTGCCTCATCCACAACAGCCACCTCGTCCTCTCCGGCTCCATGCGCGAAATCAAGTCTCGCTACCCCGTCAACCGCGTCCTCATCAACTTCACCGGCGACGACTCCTTCCTCAACCACCCCACCATCCACTCTGCAAAGAACTACGGCGGCCACGCCGAGATCCGCCTCAACGAAGGAGCCGACGCTCAGGCCCTCCTCGCCGACGCCATCCGCACCGGCGCCCGCATCACCCGCTTCGAAGTCATGGAGCCGACACTCGAAGAGATCTTCATCGAAAAGGTCACCGAAGAATCTACCGGCGTCCCGGCTGGAGAAAAAGTTCATGCATAA
- a CDS encoding ABC transporter permease has translation MHNVWLIAKREYLERIRTKAFLIATILIPLFMGAFVFGSGYLASRTRSSAHLAILSSDTSFSADLKHELQTGKNSGMTVEVLASNSPSNSDEIRANLDHNLQSKSGDLTGYLVVTPAAQTNVRPTFTYVPRSAGDISTEDTLSAAIQNVLTREGLTHQGMGPSDIAALMAPVAIDTSKTGDSRAAFGAAYLLFFLMYMVIMLYGMNTARSIIEEKSSRVFEVMLSTIKPDEMLAGKILGVGAVGITQVGVWMLAAAALGSTSLATGLTGSGHALISATQIVFFVAYFIFGFLVYSSIAAALGAMTNSEQELQQLNMFLVIPLAFCFLMIFVIVRAPNSTLAQIVSLIPFCSPLLMNFRISLTTVPPWQIGLSFVLMSLTILAILWVASRIYRVGILMYGKKPNLPEILRWLKYS, from the coding sequence ATGCATAACGTCTGGCTCATCGCAAAACGCGAGTACCTCGAGCGTATTCGCACCAAGGCCTTCCTCATCGCCACCATTCTTATTCCGCTCTTCATGGGAGCCTTCGTCTTCGGCAGCGGCTATCTCGCCTCTCGCACCAGATCCTCAGCCCATCTCGCCATCCTCTCCTCCGACACCTCCTTCTCCGCCGACCTCAAGCACGAACTCCAGACCGGAAAGAACAGTGGCATGACCGTCGAAGTTCTCGCATCAAACTCGCCATCTAACAGCGACGAGATCCGCGCCAACCTCGACCACAATCTCCAGAGCAAATCAGGAGATCTCACCGGCTATCTCGTCGTTACGCCTGCTGCACAGACGAACGTACGTCCCACCTTTACCTACGTTCCGCGCTCAGCCGGCGACATCAGCACCGAAGACACACTCTCCGCTGCCATCCAAAACGTTCTCACGCGCGAAGGTCTCACGCATCAGGGCATGGGTCCGTCTGACATCGCAGCCCTCATGGCACCAGTCGCCATCGACACCAGCAAAACCGGCGACAGCCGCGCCGCCTTCGGTGCCGCCTATCTCCTCTTCTTCCTCATGTACATGGTCATCATGCTCTACGGCATGAACACCGCACGCTCCATCATTGAAGAAAAAAGCAGCCGCGTCTTCGAGGTCATGCTCTCAACCATCAAGCCCGACGAGATGCTCGCCGGCAAGATCCTTGGCGTCGGCGCCGTCGGCATCACGCAAGTAGGCGTCTGGATGCTGGCCGCCGCTGCCCTCGGTTCGACCTCACTCGCAACCGGCCTCACCGGAAGCGGCCACGCGCTCATCAGTGCCACGCAGATCGTCTTCTTCGTCGCCTACTTCATCTTCGGTTTTCTGGTCTACTCCAGCATCGCCGCCGCTCTCGGCGCCATGACGAACTCTGAGCAGGAGCTCCAGCAACTCAACATGTTCCTCGTCATCCCGCTCGCCTTCTGCTTCCTCATGATCTTCGTCATCGTGCGCGCGCCAAACTCCACCCTCGCGCAGATCGTCTCCCTCATCCCCTTCTGCAGCCCCCTGCTGATGAACTTCCGCATCTCCCTAACCACGGTTCCACCCTGGCAGATCGGTCTCTCTTTCGTGCTAATGAGCCTGACGATCCTCGCCATCCTCTGGGTCGCGAGCCGCATCTATCGCGTCGGCATTCTCATGTACGGCAAAAAACCCAACCTCCCCGAGATCCTACGCTGGCTAAAGTACAGCTAG